The sequence GAGGGAGGCGGAGGTGAACATCCGGAGGTTTTCAGAGGAGCTGGTCCAGCAGCTGGCCATCAGGGACGAGCTGGACTTTGAGAAGGAGGTCAAGAACAGCTTCATCTCGGCGCTCATCGACGTGCAGAACCGGCAGAAGGAGCACCGGGAGtcgctgaagaagaagaagaagcttaAAGGTGGAGCTGCGACGGGGCCGGGCGTCACGGAGAAAACACCGGCGTCGGTAATGAGTCGATATCAGTCCGTCTTTGTgactttctttctgtctttgccttCTGAGTAATGAGCGAAAGGCCTGCCTCTATTTTCGGTCAAACTGCACTTTCCCCCTCCTGACGTTTTCACCTCTCTTCATGTGTTTCCTCCActttccctccttcctcctcagcGCTTCAGCATGGAGGGAATCTCCTCCGTTATTCAAAACAGCTTTCGGCAAACATTTGGGAGTGGGTGCAGTGAAAGACAGGTTACTGttctctgctgttttagctgctcaagtcgatcttttatttatttatttttgtagttttgccCTAGATTTGAACGCACCACAGATCTAAGCTAACttatacattttgtttgtcGTCTCCCTCCAATAGTATTTGACCACAGTTATCCCTTATGAGAAAAAAGGACACCCTCCGTCTGTCGAAGACCTCCAGATCCTGACAAAGAGTAAGCGTCTTCATCTCTGCGATGATGTTTGACTTATTGCAGCGGAGTCACTTTGATTTATCGCTTAACTCTGCAGTTCTGCAGGCGATGAGAGACGACAGCGACAAGGTGCCCGGCCTCCTGACAGATTACATTCTCAACGGTGAGTGGTCAGTGCTGCTAAAGTCAGTATCTcgctgggctgcgactgtttgCGACTAgttggaaacacaaaactgggAGGAAAATGCTCAGATTTTTTACTTAGATCACAGAAGTGCGTTGGTACTTATGACACTGTTGCAAATAAATTGCAACATTCCTGTGAATgatgtaaatggtaaatggtctgtacttatatagcgcctttctagccaacccaggccactcaaagtgcttcacaacacaatctgtgtcctcatttccccatccTCACACAGtcatacagcactgaatctctacacagctgatctgaataaatcattctgtagagtctaatcagtgctttagatcacattcatacaccgatgggtcACATCGGAGGCAgggaggggttcagtgtctgacccagggacactttgacatgtagCATACTgctggaatcgaacctccaactctctcgtTGGAGGTCCACTGCTGTAACCACCCACATTATTAGTTACAGAGTGTCTCAATATGACCAGATGCCTGcctgcaacaactctgtgagAAACTTTGCTGTGCGACTCGCCCAAGGAAACTGAGAAGCCTAGCGGACGTTTCGAGGCATTTTGGAAACTCTTTCACGAATCTGTCGGCAGCAGTCGCAGCCTGGTGAGATACAGGCCTGAAGATGTTTCTACAACTTGACTTCTGTTCAGCTGTATCGATTGGACACGGTTAAGAAAAACTGACGCTTCGTGTCTGTATAAAGGCTTAGCTAAGGTCCGTCTTTACAGCTGCGAGACAAGAATCAGTCAAAACACGAGTCTGGATAGGAATCCAAAACCATTTCTAGTATTTATAGAGCCAAAAGCACAGCAGACttcattttttaagaataataataataagaatgaAATCTAAAGTGTCTGTGTGGAGCTCTCCAAGAACTAGATTTAATGATAAACTGATGAGAAAGAGGACCCTTTTCAGCTGGGAATTTAAATAAAGGGCCCCCGAATGAGTCCCGAAGGAAGCAGAATGATTTTATCTGttgaaacaaacatcaaactatCTGTCCTCCATATGACTGATGTCTGTGGAAAGGGAATCCCACCGATCCTCGAGTCATGACCAACATTCCTACAGCccaacatggtggtggcagcatcattcTGCTGGGAGGTTTTTATGTGGTGTAGCCACCAGGGAAAGAGAGATGCCCCAAAAAAGAGAACAATCCAGAGTAAAAACTCTGATCCCTCTCAGTCTGTGGGGGAAGTTTacatttcagcaaaaacaaaacaaaacaaaaacaaaaacgctcTGGGGCGTCTTAAAAAAGATCTGAGTCTGGGCCTAAACCCTCTGTGACCTCTGGACCCCGACGCTCCTCATCATGTCTGTTAAAGCCTGAAACCATCCGAAAAggaaaaattgaaagaaaaacatccgAAGTAGAAGCTGAGAAGTGAGCTTTTAGATTCATTCCCAAGGAGAATTGAAGCTTTCTCTGCTTCCAAAGATGCTTTTCTCAAGTCCTGAGTTAAATGTCTGAATTTTTATGTACGTCGGCtcattatttttgtattttttattatctgacagaagccataaaaacaacatagaAGATGGATAAAGCATGGTTAGAATAAACAGAGTGGCAGTAATATAGTATTAGCTtaataatacagaaaaactaaaccaacaaaacaaactaaaaaaatacaattgtaAAAGAATGATGAAGAAGAAAGATGCtctttaaatgtactttttctgtttgtgttgctttgaCGCCCCTTCTGATGTGTTTAGTCCTGCCTCCTTGCTTAATGCTGGGTTTACTCTCAGTTTTTGTTGGTAATCAGtgttcctctgtgtgttttatgtggTTTCTTCTCCCTGTTGGTCTGGTCCTGTGGTTGTCTTCTCgtgtctctttgtgtgttcTTCCTCCTGTCCTCTGTTCACCGAGCCCCACCTGGGCCTTAAGGCCGGCTCCTGGTTCCTGGATTTACATTTGGATTTTCTTTAACTGGAGTTTTCTAAGTCTGCTATGAACCTGCAGCACCCTCAGCTCTCTGTGAGCTTAtagagtttttgtttgcttcgcCTCCAGCCTtgtgtcctgtttttattccacCTCACACGTTTCAGACTTAAATATCTCAAAGTGTCTAATGCATGCATGCACGTGAACAGCGTGGTGAAACTACTGCATCTGAAATCAACTTTTACAGTGCAAATGATGCAGTTCtcagtaaacattttaatgtgtcACCCAGTCACCCTGCAGCtgtaaaattacacaaaatcaGCCACGAGGATCTTTTTACAGCATGCcagttcaaaataaatatgataatTTCAGCCGAAATGTTTCGGGTATTATTCAGCAATGGTTAAgctttaaaaatctgttctcacgcagactttttttttgtcttttgtgtgtcttttcttttcacattctctctgttttcttgtctttctctccatcctgtTTGTCCTCTGCACATCCTCCTCCTGCCTGACTCACTAGCTCTGGTCTGAGCGATGGACGGAGAGGTTTGTTCACATCTAAAGTGCGTTGTTGTGTTGTCGCTCACGGCGTGAGACTGCCCCCTCTCTACCACCGAGCGTAGTTCAGTCTGACCCCCTCTGACCCccgatcagctgcagctcagctggTGGCGTGTTTTAGTCTGTAGACTCACAGGTATTGGATTTTAGAGCTCTTTAAGGGCTGCAGTTTATATTTTAGTCTCTGATAAATAGTTCAGTGGCTCTGCAGAGGCTGCATTTGCGAGCATTAAACTGTAACAACAGCGTAAATTgagatttttcctgtttttcctcgTCTTTATCCCACATCctgtcagtttcagctccttctaaTGTGGAAATCTGctggttttttttccagtgttttgCCCGACGTAGACCAGGAGGACAGAGACTGACTCTGCGAAGGCTATCGATAGTTTACCGTGAcaatgaagatgaagaggagtcGTACATCTCGAAAACACAAAGCacacttaaagggatagttcagatcttttgaagtagggttatatgaaaaggttatgagcatgtaatatcttacctgctgcataaagctctttgaacggcctcagtttggagaaatagtttctttatgaccagactgatgagctcatGGCTGGTCAGAGCAAGACTGagaataaagaataaacaactttaatcttaTGGTCAATCCAATcagttaaactctgtttctccaagctgaggtcgTTCAGTgggctatctacaacaggtaagatattcatcgttcagaacctttccacagaaccccgcttcAGAAGGTCCGAGGTGTCACTTTAATTTATTCCTGAATGTTTTTACCTCTATGAGTGTCCATTTTTGTGATCTGGTTTGGATTCACTcgtatttattttatgttgagcaCCAGGAGCTGCAAACTTATTGCATTCCTGTgactttagatgttttttttttctttttggtgtgCGTTTGGTTTTCTTGCACTGTAgaagtgtgttttaaaaacgcaatgttattaaaaaaaaaaaaaaatccagataaaGGATTTTAATTAAGGGCAAAGCTGTAATGCAAAGGGCTTAATATTCATGAAGCAATGCACTACGTCTGAGACAAGAAACAAATGCACTAAGTGCGGAAAGTGGAGTCTTTTTTCAAAGAGCTTTTAAAGCAGAACATTCATAGGACatgcataagaaaaaaaaaagaaacaagaagagaTCCTGAGCATCACAGGTTTAATAGCAGCTAATGAAACAGATCAAATAGGTGCaataaacatcataaaaatgCACAAGTAATAAGGAAAATGGTCTCTGAATCCAGCCTGGAAAGTATCCGTCTAAAATGTGCAATCTGTACCCATCAGTATCAcgtctttattattatttagtgtCAGCTGGCTGAGATGATGATAATAAACTAGCTATGCATTAAAGTAAAACCTGAATCTGACCCAAACACTGTCTGTACTCTGAATCAGAGCTCGAATCACCGATCTCCCCGCTGTTCGACCAATCATCCCTCTCTTTGTATTGCTTCGGACGAACTGCCTTTGCCTCAACGTTTGTACGTCACAAAGAACGTATTTTAATTGAATGTCATCTTACCTCACAACTTACAGACGTTGAGCCTCTGTTTCTATTTCAtttgtaaatattgtattttgaatataataaaaaacaaacattctgcCTAAGAACACGTCGTTGCCGTCATCATTTGAGACCAGGGGGAGAACGGGTCAGATTCTCTGTAATTCCTCAGCTTTATCCCTTTTGTTCCCAGCAGGTCTGAGCAGGCTGACGTTCAcgatcctggttctggttctgcttgtgGTTTCTTCCCGTTAGAAGGAAGTCattccttcccactgtcgccCTCCGCCCCGTGTTTGCTGCTGGTCCACTTAGATAATCAGCATTTTTACTAATTtacgttttaaaacaaactgaatctgAGTATCTTATCACTGAATGAAATTATGTGCCTTTAATTAGATTCGACTCTGGATCTGTTTCGAACTGAATTAGACTCTAGTTTGATCTGAATGGTACGTTGCTTTTTTTCACACAGAGCCGTGAGTTGGTGCTAAATAAATGAGCTGGACTGAAAGTGAGCCGAGGAAAGAAACGGGTCGCCAGCGGAGGACTCGTTGTCCTGACGGGTTTTTGGGCCTCTGTTGTTTTCCGGCTGGAGGTTGGTGTCATCCGGACCGTCGACAGATACTCGATTGTAGAGCTTCTTTATTTTCCGCcttttcagcaaaaaacaaaacaaaacaagaacataagAATGGAAATAGAACCTCTCTTCATTAGGGATTGAtgatattcagtttttttagagaaaattatTTTGATGCTGTataattattcatttatgtcTTTTAATTTGTAATGTGTGCAGCATCTTCTCTAATAGTTTTTTGTACATTGGTTAACTTGGCTCAAGCAATAATTTAAACTTCCTCATTGAAGGACAAATAAAGAATTATTCCATTCTATTATTAATCTGAACATAAACACGGCTGCAAATTAAAGGAGCCTCTTTggttattttaaacaatttctagacattttgtgtatttatgtcTGTCTTCAAGTAATTTTGCACTTCACAGTTGTTGTTTGgctcaaaatagaaaaaaagttcTGGACCGGTGGATGGTTCCTAAGTTTCTTTGGACCCCTGGATGGGTTTGTGGCTCAAAGCAGCCTTGAATAAACTTCTTCAGCTGAAGTGTTTGACAtaaagaggtttttaaatcagtttcttgtgctacttaaaaaaaagacaaagtctGAATGAAACGAAAAGCAGAAGAACTCACCCAATATAGATGCAGACTGGCGTAATAAGAAAAATAACCACAGGAATAGTCACCACACAGAGGATGATAATCAGGTGATggtctaaaaaaagaaaaacagcaattaaaTATAagcttttattctaattttctgataatCTCAGGCAAGCACAATCGTTCACACACTAATGCAAACAGTGTGGAGGCAGTCTGAGGGTTTTTACTtacaaaacagcaggaaaaaaaatcctttttgtttaatttcttttttaaatattaaagttattaaacagatttttggaGACCAATCACACTAAACAGTTTATATAGATAAGAAGCAACACAAGATACTGTTTATATATAGAAAAACCTCATGAAAACAGTTTGATTCCATCAGAAGtgctataaataaaaactttgctgTGGTTTAGGTTTATCAAACTGCCTCTTAATCAAAACAACCTGAATCCCACGCAGCATAATAAAAAGCAGCTCAACCTTGAGAACTTGAAGCAGACACCGTGAAGCTCAGGGAGAGTCCAGAACCAGGAAGCTCTCCGTCCACCTCACAGTTGCTGAGGATCATTGAGAAGTTCTCCTGGAGCTGCTGTGGCTGGGCTTTGTCCAGGCTCAGAACCAACAATGGCCTCAGGGCGCCGCAGTACTCCACCGCCGGCTCCTTCCTCAAACACCGAGGCTGTGCGACGCTCCGAAACTCGACAGCTGCTTGGTGGTCGAGTGGGACCTGGAAGTCCCACTCCATCACCCCGTCATCAGGAACACTGTCGGGGTAGTTTGGCGAGAGCAGCTCAGTGGTCGATGTGCCCTTTGGTAACGTGAGGGAGACTCTGGCAGGAGCTGCAACGGAAATAAATCCAACAAACTGTGACTTTGAAAgatgcaaatgaaaacagatacAAAATAAGAAACTCACACTTGATCTCCTCCCCGACAGACACATCAACCTGCTCGTCCTGCAGCTTCTGTCCTGCAGGGACATCCACAGAAAAGCTGCCCTGACTCGTGACCTCAGCCGTGCTGATGGAACCAGACCTGCAGTACTTCCCTACAAGAACGTTTCCTGTAGCCAGGAGAGTGAAGGTGTGTTTATCAGAACACGTTTCTGATGGACCGATCTGTCTCAGGCCCATCTTAGTGAAGTCCAACTTGAAGGCTTTTGGAGCTTTTATGTTCCAGGTGAACCTGCGGGGAAAAGCCAACAAGCTCTGCAAACCGGAGTCATCCTGGATGATGTGGTTGCTGCACGAGCTCGCGCTGCAGTCTGGGTGGAGAAACAGATGTTTTACACTCTTAAAGCCAACGATCAAGACGAGGACGTTCAGTTTGAGTCTCACCTATGTTTCGCACAGTTTCCACAATAAAGACGTCCTCAGGTTCGGGGCAGGTAAACTCCACGGAGACAGGAGTGGTGTCTGTTAACAGCAGAAGGGTGCTACACTGTGGTGAACCACCTGAACTTATGCACACTTTGCAAATGTTAGCCTgactactgctgctgctgatcttCAGGGTGGAGCCCTGACCAGGAGAAACTATGAACTTCTGGACTCCTGGAAAACAAGGAAGagaaaaactctaaaatataccacacaaccaaaacaaacaggagaataGTATCATGAatactgaatcagcattcacataaTTTCAGTTTCTAGTATGTGTGTTTATCCTCAGGGTAATGTGAATCACCCTTAACTGCTGCTTCATTGTCACACATTTGCTTCCAAGCTCTCTGTTTTTTCGTCAGTGTACACGTCCAGCTATAGAcgtggacaaaacaaacataacctATCGTCTGACGCATGATTTGTTGAACCAGCAACATAAAACCACTCAGTTCAGGTGTCCACACATAACAGAGTGTTCCTCTTGACACAAGAATTAATCTGACTTTGTTCCAACAATGAGTGAAATAACTTtatagtaaataaaataagtctCAAAATGAATGCAATACATTTgataatgtgttttaatttagcGTACATGAAGATCCAAACAGCAGGCCCACCACCTTGCAGAGGTTTTTGTTCTTACCTGATACCACGTAGGCAGCGATGATCATGAGCAAAATCTGGGTGGAGACTTGTCTTGATTTATAAAAAGACATAATGTGGCTGCAGTGGTTCAAGCCTGggagaaataaattaaaaatcagcaTGTCTTGTTATCAATAGATGGCGTCGCTGTTCACCATTTTCTTCCCCAGGCTGTAGGAGCAGGTCAGTTTGTGGACGACACGACTCATCTACTTCCTGCTGTGTGTCAGGAGTCAAACCCTTATAAACAGGTGAGTAAAGGTGTGGCCAAGATGGCTATTTAGGCAGGGACACAATTCAAAAATAACAAGAACATTGTCAAATAGTGataaaacacattcaaaagTCATCTTGATCGAGGAATTTAATGTTTAGAAACATTAAACTAAGCACATGAAAACGCaggttaaaaacagattttgagctCTTTTGCTTCTCGTGCTTTTGGGAAATTTTGTAATCTTCTAAATCCATTGCCATTCGTGAACCTTTTGGTGAAGACAAAGCTTCAAATGTTTATTACTTATTAAACAAGTAAATCTAACATTTTGGGTATTTTTTAGAGGGTGGAAGTTATAGCTCGCAAAAAGCCCGAACCAGCTTGAAATGAACTAATCCAAGACAAAAGACCAGGCAGAGAATCAGtaagttataaataaataaataaaaaagtcatgaaACAGGCAAATATGGTGAACATACTGACCAAAAGAGGAAAGTACAACAACACAAGCCCTTtactgaagaagaaaacaagactcttttttaacaaacaattaTACTGACATGCTGATATTTGTAGAGAAAGGTGAAGCAATGAAGAATTGGTTGGATCTTATTTCATATTACATGTGCAAGATTTTGCATTGATTTTATGTGACATGTACGTGATCATTTGGAGCCACAGACATCATCATTTCCCTGTTTCGTTAAAGTCAGGAATGTTCTGGAAAGTGTCACAGACTATTACAAACACATATGACTTTCACAACAGTGTTTCTGTATTATATAAGGCCGTACCACGTGTTCGCTGCGTCTTATCCAACTCGCTGAGGAGATCCAGATGTAGACTCGCAggaaaaccccaaaacatcCGACCTCTGGCGCCTTCAGCGTGATCACAGCAGACGACAGAAAGAGACTTTAAAGATTAAATCTACAGCTCGGCAAGAAAGGAACAACACTGACCGTCTCAGAAAGAAACACCTGatcttatttcatttttttttacttatagtTGCGCttgttaaaagccaaaacacGCCCTTATCAGATGGCTAAAAGTTCAAACTCTGATTATCTAAGAAAAGATAAAGACACACTCTGGCATGATTTAAACACATGTGGAGCTGAATTCATGCTTGTCTGAACCCTGTTAAACAGTGTGAAACAACCTGCTCATCACCCaccctcccctctctctctccaggatttcaaaagcaacacaaacagctgttgaacatctgtaaaGCATTTGTTCTCTCTGAGGTAAGACTTCCTCCAAATATCAGCGTGGACCTGAAGTGTGTAAAGCAAAAACAGTTGGACGCTCGGAGCTGAGAGGAGCTTTTTCGCGTTGCTGCAGCAGAACTGTTTCCTCGCCGTGGATCATAATCTTATTAATGATGGAGGCCAAAGGGCTTTGGATAACTCTGTGCCTTCTCCTGCTGGTGGGCTCCTCGCTCCAGCAGACCTCCTCCAAGAAAAGAGGTGGCAAAAAAGGTAGGATTGGTGAGCAGCCTGGACGCTGAAACTACTCCCAGCTCTGCT is a genomic window of Kryptolebias marmoratus isolate JLee-2015 linkage group LG16, ASM164957v2, whole genome shotgun sequence containing:
- the LOC108249048 gene encoding CUB domain-containing protein 1, with amino-acid sequence MGQHRLHPGARGRMFWGFPASLHLDLLSELDKTQRTRGLNHCSHIMSFYKSRQVSTQILLMIIAAYVVSGVQKFIVSPGQGSTLKISSSSSQANICKVCISSGGSPQCSTLLLLTDTTPVSVEFTCPEPEDVFIVETVRNIDCSASSCSNHIIQDDSGLQSLLAFPRRFTWNIKAPKAFKLDFTKMGLRQIGPSETCSDKHTFTLLATGNVLVGKYCRSGSISTAEVTSQGSFSVDVPAGQKLQDEQVDVSVGEEIKSPARVSLTLPKGTSTTELLSPNYPDSVPDDGVMEWDFQVPLDHQAAVEFRSVAQPRCLRKEPAVEYCGALRPLLVLSLDKAQPQQLQENFSMILSNCEVDGELPGSGLSLSFTVSASSSQDHHLIIILCVVTIPVVIFLITPVCIYIGRKIKKLYNRVSVDGPDDTNLQPENNRGPKTRQDNESSAGDPFLSSAHFQSSSFI